A region from the Cherax quadricarinatus isolate ZL_2023a chromosome 79, ASM3850222v1, whole genome shotgun sequence genome encodes:
- the LOC128702790 gene encoding neuropeptide-like protein 29: protein MNSLVIFAVLATLCLAATSATPSPDAEPGYRRGFGGFGGFGGFGGFRGGYGGYGHYRGKRSAEPVAEAAAEPEADPGYLRGYGGLRGFGGFGGFGRGFGGFGRGYGGYGYNG from the exons ATGAACTCCCTT GTCATTTTTGCCGTCCTGGCCACATTGTGCTTGGCTGCCACAAGCGCCACACCTTCCCCAGATGCCGAGCCTGGTTACCGGAGAGGTTTCGGAGGCTTTGGTGGGTTTGGAGGCTTTGGAGGCTTCAGGGGAGGATATGGAGGCTATGGACACTATCGTGGAAAGAGGAGCGCCGAGCCTGTCGCTGAGGCTGCTGCTGAGCCCGAAGCTGATCCTGGTTACTTGAGAGGCTATGGAGGCCTCAGAGGCTTTGGTGGTTTTGGAGGATTCGGCCGCGGCTTCGGAGGCTTTGGACGAGGATATGGCGGCTATGGATACAATGGCTGA